In the Chaetodon trifascialis isolate fChaTrf1 chromosome 12, fChaTrf1.hap1, whole genome shotgun sequence genome, GAGACTTGAAGAGCCCATCCTTTAATAAACGACACGCAGAACAAATGCTCCGTACCAAACTACAGTACAGGAGCCAAACTGCTCAACAGCGACTTTCAGAGCGAAGCCTGTTCTAGACACAGTAACAGCAGCGGCTCCCAATCGCACTGAAACAGAAGTAGCTCGACAGGAAATAAGATCTCAACTTATTTTGGATAGGCAGAAGTAGCACGTCAACCTTATCTCACTGACCACTTTGTGTCAGCCAACACTTTTTGTGGCTGAACATAATTATCCAGCAgcacaagatttttttttttaatgtatttatttttttttaatgctgttgtGCCAGACAAACGTTTTCAAGGGCATACATAAATATTGATCACCACAACGCCATGTCATGCCAAGCTGCTGCAAGTACTCTAAATATTAATGTTTCTCAccaaaagtggagaaaaaaaaaatccttatgCCCATCAAGGTATTGCTCAGAAGATGTTAGCCTACAGAACTCAACACTTGGAtaaatctgaacaaaaaaagTGCAATGGATTAACAAAgatgtatatatacagtataggTCTACATAttgtcagtgtttcattttgtttatcagAAGAATTGTAACTTTAATTCCAGCAGTAATCTGTTTTCTCTGAAGTTTTGTAATTCCTCGTGAGGTCGTCTCACTATGAACAATTGTTTCAGTGATTGTAATTCATTTCAGTAGACCCATTGCGGCTAATTCTTCTGTGGTTGTGACGTGTCTTGCAGGGTGGGCATGTATGCTCTGGCTTCATTCATTAAAGGTCAAATACATGCATTCATAGCTGCAACCCAAAAGAATCCATGAGGACATTGTCACCCTCTCTTAAAACCTTGAAATAGTCAAACCACCTTAACAAATATGTTACATTTACAGAAAggtaaaaacagtgaaataaaataagaacccagacaaaagcataaaaaatgTACATTCTTTCCAAAAATCGAGGAAGTCCTTCCATTCAACATCCACAACAGCCTTCACTTCCTTCAGCCCATAACCTGTAGTCAGTCCCTGactacttctttttttttctttttcagataaTGGTGACACTAGCTGAGGGCTGCGCACTCTCCTCATGAGCGTGGCTCTTCAGCAGGTCTTTCATGAACTGCTCCAAAGCAGCGAAGTAGCCCTGACACTGCCACGTGTCGTTGTGTGTGCCCTCTGGAAAGATGGCCAGGCGTTTAGTCCGCGCAGGAGACAGCTCATACAGTTGTTTCATCATGACTGGTGGGATGAGCTGGTCCGACAGACCGGACACAAACAGTGAGGGCATGCGGCACAGCGCCACCTGCCGATAGGACAGGAACTGATTCCTATAGCACCACAGGGGCAGCAGGCGCATCGGCAGGAAGGAGAAGAGTGTTGCTGCCATGTGGGGGATGCTGAGAAAGGTGTTTTCAACAATAATGGCGGCTACGCGGTGAGGGTTTACTGACGCCAAGCGCACAGCCACAGCACCTCCCAGTGAGCGGCCGAACAGTACAACCTTTGTCTTGTCCAGATCAGGACGTGTCATGACATAGTCCAGTGTGGCCTCGGCATCCAGGTACAGCCCATCCTCACTGGGCTCACCCTCACTCTTTCCATAGCCACGGTAGTCCACCAGCACCACGTTGGCTTTCAGATTGACCAGCATCAGCAGGGCGTTTGGCACCCTGTGACCAATATTACCCGCATTGCCGTGGAAATAAAGGATAGTAGGTGGAGCAGAGGAAGCAGGGCTGCTTTGATTGGCAGGGGCGACTCCAGGAGGTGTTTCACCCCCTGTGTAGCGAAGCAGGATGAGGTTGAGCTTCACACCATCCTTGGTGCGAATGTACACATTCTCATGTGGGATTCCTGTCGGCATGGGAACATAAAGGCGAGAAGAGGAGGGCTGGTCGGGGAAGTAGAGGAGCACATCCTGAAATTTGTAGAGGATGCCCGCCACAGAGGCTAGAATAAGAGCAAGGAGAAAGAACCCTCCATACAGGTGGAAGGTGAGGATGAGGGCCAAAAGGGAGACTCGACAAGCACCCCAGGACCAGGAGGCCAGAGTCAGGGTACAACGCTCCATTGCCCCCCACAGCCTCCAAGGCTTCTCCATGGCTACACAACAGCTGAGTCACGCGACACACaccctgtaaacacacagaaaacaaaaagaagagtaCAAGGGAGAGAAGGGAAAATGGTTGAATACAAACGTAGACAACAAAGGAAAGTGCTATACTTGGAAAAACAGTGTCTTACATTTTAGTGAATCTACACAGAAGTGGTCTAACGATGAACCCAAATTTACGAATTTAAAAAATACACGAGCTACAGAACATCTGCCCAAAATTAGTACAGAATGACGGACCTTAATTGTATTAAGTGTGCATCACAAGTTACTGGAGCTCAAAGTGAtggttacaaagtgcttcataaaTCTAACAAGCTCAGTGTACAAAGACgtcaataagaaaaaaaacaaacaaattctcaggtcaggagagctggctctgtcctcgACTAACCTCTGGACAACACTGAGAAGGTGGGTGACAGGAGGACGTTATCCAAGCTGACATCAgtcatggacaacccatcccaccccctccatGAGACGGTGGGGGGCTTAaagcaacagactgctgcatccactgtgTAAGACAGAACGTGACCGCGGGTCCTTGATTCCAACAGCTGTCaaactgtttaactccagcatcatttaatgCAGCACTGTGCTAAGctagtgtttttttttgcactgctgTTATTTATGATAATATATGCATCCATCCCatcttgtgcattttttttactgtgttgtatattttttcaactgtgcaatagtacaaacacTGTGTTAATTATCCATTTTGTATCCATTTCGTGCAATTCACCATTCTCTTTTAAGCAgtaacagtatttctcaagtgcattTCAACATGTGGCATTGGTAGATTATTTGTAAAAATGGCAACAGtctttttataatctgtacatacaCATTTTGTCCTTTGACAGTATATTATATAATGCTTGCAGCATTTTAGCTCAGTAACAGTCTTTGCTATATCTGCAGGCTATTTAAGAAACACTAGCATCAAATTACAAATAGTAATATGTGTATATGGAAAGGCAAATGCTAAAAGTACTTATTTAACTTGAACTAtattttaaaattacatttattaaagCTGTAAGGTTTGGTATCACCAACAAAATGCATGTGCATTAATTTCACTGAATCACCTTCATTCTGAATGTTATATATATCTGATGTTCGACCCCCAACAGCCATGAACTGATTAACACCTTCATAACCAAAAAGCACTTAATTCTACTGATGCTTGGAAAACACTGCCCATTTCCGTCCAGTGCTCGGGGGAAAGGGCAGGAAACACGCCTGACGATGTGCTTATCACAA is a window encoding:
- the abhd13 gene encoding protein ABHD13: MEKPWRLWGAMERCTLTLASWSWGACRVSLLALILTFHLYGGFFLLALILASVAGILYKFQDVLLYFPDQPSSSRLYVPMPTGIPHENVYIRTKDGVKLNLILLRYTGGETPPGVAPANQSSPASSAPPTILYFHGNAGNIGHRVPNALLMLVNLKANVVLVDYRGYGKSEGEPSEDGLYLDAEATLDYVMTRPDLDKTKVVLFGRSLGGAVAVRLASVNPHRVAAIIVENTFLSIPHMAATLFSFLPMRLLPLWCYRNQFLSYRQVALCRMPSLFVSGLSDQLIPPVMMKQLYELSPARTKRLAIFPEGTHNDTWQCQGYFAALEQFMKDLLKSHAHEESAQPSASVTII